From the genome of Chlamydiota bacterium, one region includes:
- the tetA_3 gene encoding Tetracycline resistance protein, class C, with protein sequence MGILKKSHTLSLSVLLMVTFIDFMGMGLIYPIFSKLFFDTSIPFFSSETSSEIRGIWLGVLFALMPFIQFFSLPIWGAISDKKGRKKPLLQSLSFSSLGHFISIFGIIFNSIWILVISRIILGIGAGNISIVQASIANISTNEQKAKNFGLYAMAIGAGFTFGPFIGGGLSIYSFSFPFSFSCILTLINIVLAALFFKEPLHTLYEKAVSFSVGLKNLKKAFTTKAIRTFFLCSFLVSFAWTYFMDFSPVYLIKTFQFSSAQVGLFYGAIGGFYALSAGLLIRPLLSRYKTQLLFWASSFLGGLCILSIPYYPSYYWLIPFVIIYSYIIAFLNPTITTIISNNASSDMQGEALGLLGSVNTAAYAISALIAGVFVGMNPVFSMYIGGSVMLIASFIVLGVFKKKLFS encoded by the coding sequence ATGGGAATATTAAAAAAATCACACACACTATCTCTATCTGTTTTATTAATGGTTACTTTTATAGATTTTATGGGTATGGGATTAATTTATCCTATTTTTTCTAAACTATTCTTTGACACCTCTATTCCCTTCTTTTCTTCAGAAACAAGCAGTGAAATAAGAGGGATTTGGCTTGGAGTTTTATTTGCTTTGATGCCTTTTATTCAATTTTTCTCTCTTCCTATTTGGGGCGCAATTTCAGATAAAAAAGGAAGAAAAAAACCCCTGCTACAAAGTCTTTCTTTTTCTTCATTAGGTCATTTTATTTCCATTTTTGGAATAATATTCAATAGCATATGGATATTAGTTATTTCTAGAATCATCTTGGGAATAGGTGCTGGTAATATTTCCATTGTACAAGCATCTATTGCTAACATTAGCACTAATGAACAAAAAGCTAAAAATTTTGGTCTTTATGCTATGGCAATAGGAGCGGGTTTTACTTTTGGGCCTTTTATTGGTGGAGGACTTTCAATTTATAGTTTTAGTTTTCCTTTTTCTTTTTCTTGTATATTAACATTAATCAATATAGTTTTAGCAGCTCTCTTTTTCAAAGAACCCCTACATACATTATATGAAAAAGCAGTTAGTTTTTCAGTAGGACTAAAAAATCTCAAGAAAGCATTTACGACTAAAGCAATTAGAACGTTTTTCCTTTGCTCTTTTCTAGTTAGTTTCGCTTGGACTTACTTTATGGACTTTTCTCCTGTTTACTTAATTAAAACGTTTCAATTTTCATCAGCACAAGTGGGTCTTTTTTATGGTGCAATCGGAGGGTTTTATGCTTTAAGTGCAGGTTTATTAATACGTCCTTTGTTATCTCGATATAAAACTCAACTCCTCTTTTGGGCCAGTAGTTTCTTGGGAGGATTATGTATTTTATCCATCCCTTATTACCCTTCTTATTATTGGTTAATCCCTTTTGTTATTATTTATAGTTACATTATTGCTTTTTTAAATCCCACTATAACAACAATAATATCTAACAATGCTTCTTCAGATATGCAAGGAGAAGCTCTTGGTCTTTTGGGATCTGTAAATACAGCTGCTTATGCAATAAGCGCTCTTATTGCTGGAGTGTTTGTCGGAATGAATCCGGTTTTTTCCATGTACATTGGAGGAAGTGTGATGTTAATCGCATCTTTTATAGTCCTAGGTGTTTTTAAGAAAAAGTTATTCTCATAA